One Littorina saxatilis isolate snail1 linkage group LG11, US_GU_Lsax_2.0, whole genome shotgun sequence genomic window, ctgtaatgtactgcatatacatgttaaaaaaaaaactgtacaaaaagagaataaaaaaaactaaaaaaaacaacccgtGGAGACAATCTCAACATGGGAGGCAAGAGAGATCTTCGCAGGTGCTTGTCCTTAATGGACGACCCGCAACATTTGTCCAAAGAAATCATCTCCCGGACGGAGACTCTCAAAAACCACCTGAACACGTTCTGTCCAATCACCATCCAGATAGACGAGTGTAGCGACAACGAGACTCACCCTGACACCAATCACAAACAAGAGCAAACAAATCACGTGACTAAATCAGCCAATCAAACATTTAACGATGATGCAAGGACCTCGTCGATTCAAAAAACGAATACAAGTAAAACTCCATCACCCTCAGTGTCGCCTTCAAACTCCCGACTAAGCTCGCCTAACTTTCTCGAAGTGCCGGAGAACTCTGACATGTCTTTGCTGAAAGCCACAGCGGTGAGGTTAAAGCTGCGCACGCGCACTTCTAGCTTCCTGGAATGGCGGTCAAAATGGTTGGAAAAGTCATCCGCGCCCCCACAGTTTCCGGATCCGGCAGGAGTGGAGAGCAGGAAGGAGAAACTGACAGAGGAGAGGAAGGACAGAATCAACCACGCCTTGGACTGGTTGAAAACTGAACTGGTATGTATAGCGTGATGGTACGAGAacaccgcacgcacgcacgcacgcacgcacgcacacacacacacacatacacacacacagctccgGAATGTTCCGGAAGGTTCAGTTTTGtgataacacacacacggacagactgACGACGTTTGCCATTACTAGTACATAGATCCACGTGTATACATATGTTGGTCAAAAACAGggcgaaacaaagaaaaatagcTTCTGAAAAACAAAAGTCTGTGATAAATTCAGAGTAGCTCTCGGGCTTTTCTGACTGcttgtgtggttgtttgtttgcctgtcaGTTTGTTTTCTGACTGcttgtgtggttgtttgtttgcctgtcagtttgttttatatttgttttgcttgtgttcgTTCTTCATTGTTccattatttgttttctttatgataATATGCGTCCAAAACGCAAGCATGATAATTttatgtttgtctctctctttacacccccggtataggggtgtgtataggtttcggtcgatgtgtttgtttgtttgtttgtttgtgtgtttgtttgtttgtgtgtttgtttgtttgtatgtttgtgtgtttgtttgtgttcgcaagtagatctcaagaatgaacggaccgatcgtcaccaaacttggtgaacaggttctatacattcctgagacggtccttacaaaaattgggaccagtcaaacacacggttagggagttattggtggattttggtttttttgggggatcaactacagttcaagaatgaacggaccgatcgtcaccaaacttggtgaacaggttcgatacattcctgagacggtccttacaaaaattgggaccagtcaaacacacggttaggaagttattggtggattttggtttttcggatattcccggcgttctgttaccggctatttttagaaggtcatcgcagtgtccagaacgctttccttggacccgtaagttgtcctcactgtaaaagtgcaaaggtcgaatcaatttatagccacgcgaaaaatacactctcatctatctctatatatttatacaatagatatagatatatatatacggcttctctgtgtgtgtgtgtgtgtttgagtgtgtctgtacaaaacacctgtgtattgcacagttctgtttgtgatgtggtacctagggcgtcgtcgacaagtatacataccatattctgaggccctggatcgggcgcggcgcgagctcgccaaacaacaaaataaaacagcgactgccccagcggaaatgagggactccttctggcgtccccctccgcaaccgatccggcggacctcaaccccccggtccgggtactctttggctgtccagagaccccccctgggtgggcaagtaaataaaatacaagaaatcaaaaacaaaatgaccgaacatgacaatacactccttccagttcatgcggacagttctgctgcaaccgcgaagcaccaaacaacttcgcaaaatccaaatcctggcccccaggcgccctgtaagtctcagacggctcgggcagaggcgccgcttcatgggacccccgggttaaaggcctccctcctacgcaaagcccagaacaggaaggaggactcgaaagaagagcagctcttcgagaggttgatggggagaatggaggagggattggcccagagattcagagaatacaaacttaaaactgaacaggaaataaagcagcagatgagggaggagcaggagaaggcagagcttgagctagccgacgctgcactagataagctaaaaacaggagagcaatatgcaaatttaaatgaacaacaaagaggccttcaaggtttcatcgagcagtgcctcggcttcatggttaaggccagacagatgcagagtcctctcgacctgatcgactccctctcagctacatacacacaactctccaacaccaaggttgaacgcttcattccgggcggcgccactctggcgctgggcgcccttgctggtgccaagcagttgtccgtgacggatatgaaagctgtcaaaaccactttttaacctattttaaatctgccctttaacttaccttttttgtgcgtgttaaaatggctgaacaaagtgaaagcggtcacggatttatcatattacagtggaactgtcgctctatcaactctaacttctctcagctatataattatatatcaaatcactctgctgacatcttagttatccagtcagtcaagagaaaacgctccctactgccttctatagatggttttgacttccctcccatagtagagcaaaagggctcagggcaactcattcaaacagctatttatctaaagtcttccttaaattacaaaccctttgcacctctcatccctagttcagaaaatctcagtacatgtgctgttgaaatcgaaataaaaggatccaaaaacctcaacatagttaacatatattacccccacgggtgtaataaaaaaggaactaccgactggctaaaatccctggatcatggcagggcacactggtgcgtgatgggtgattttaataatcaccaccctctgtgggactctgctaaccctagatacaaacatgccaatagcaaccttgctgacgtcattttggaaactgacttttgtatactaaacgatggctcggcaaccagacttccagacagagctgaccattccccgtcagcaatcgatctctccctttgctcaaatgccatagtcactgacatcgactggaacgttttcccggacgccctcggctccgatcacttacccattgttcttaccttccgccacttcgcccctaatcgcaataactcggaggtcagaaaaaagtacaattacaaacaggcaaattgggacagcttccgtgcggagctcgagggtgtcagggaggaaactctccttacggatgacatcgaagcctcttacaataacatacgtcaatgtatactcactgctgccaataatcacattccgcttaaatcagtaaatcctaactgtaaggccaaaaggaatgagtggtggaatgcagactgtgatgaagccttggcaaacaagcgatatcacattaggacatatctcaggcactgctcagacgctaacttcacgaatatgaagtcagctgaaatacaatttaaccagatcaccgctgaggctaaacttcaaaactgggaaaactttgtccacaaagaaactaaagattacaaagactgtggcaaaatctggaagaaaatccgcagatttaaatgtagatacagaactaaagaaaagccactactatcgggtgataaaatgaccacaactgactctgaaaaggcaaacctattagcagatacctttgccaaaaatagtcaatcaaaatccctagatactgaacgactcaattataggttagatcaggagaagggtttcacataccccccagatgacaaccagttgcctataaactgcatgtttaaggcaaaagaagtccaaaacgccatctcttctgtgaaagacccaaaaaaatccacaggtttagacccaatatcatatcacatgataaaacatctaccacctaactttgttaagttgctcactcagtttttcaacctatgctggttaaaggatactatccccgcagcgtggtcagactcacaagtagtagcagtattgaagagcggaaaaccgggcaatctacctggcagttaccgccccatatcactaaccccccacctcagcaagatctttgagcgtgtggtgaaccagaggctggagttccacctcaataaacacaatatcattcctacatgccaggcaggttttaggcaaggtcgttcgtgtgcggaccacattgtgcacgtcactgaaaaaatcaaaaagaccttggcacatagtaataattctcttcttggaaccttctttgatattaaatctgcgtacgacagcgtctggcatgctcgtctactcctaaaactcggcagaatcggtgtctctggccacatgtaccaattcatcaaaaacttcatcagcaatcgcaagatgtctgtccgagtgggctcttcggtgtccgaaacccatgcgctggacatgggggttccccagggcagtatcatcgcgccaaacttattcagcatcatgctctatgacattacttctgttaaggttgacggtgccagtgtacttctgtatgcggacgacctcgccttaatagacactaatagaccacgccataacagagttaccaacactgttgacttatcttcttaccaaactaaaatcgacaacctctgtcaatatatgtacaccaacggcttccaactagcctcaaataaaacagtctttcttgttgtctcccgtagacaactgtacaggaactgcagtataaagataggttgtgatattatcaaaccgagctcagaagttaagttcctcggcgttatcatcgatacccgacttaactggaccagtcatatcgaacatctgatcaataaggccaacaaggatctttatatcatacgctacctggcgtcccaatcctgggccagaggacgtaagtgtgtcacagaggtagtgcgggcattaattcgctcccgcctcctttacgggtgcgaagcttatttcgcgacgcgcccggcgctcatgaaaaaactggctattatagagtgcagggcgctcaaaatagctctgggactctcccaacaagcgagtaagagtcgagtctacagcgagtgtgggtggctgccccttgtggatgagataaaactccgttcagctcagtatgctgtcagagcccacgcggtagagaactctgcctgcgaggtcctgactgacttttttcctcagcaccaaaattatgaggccaacaccaaacatagcactcaactcttggccaaaacgctacccttatccgacacagtaaaccgcattctagccgatagcggggtgaaggtcagtgagctggccagggtccccccgccctcctacccgccttggcttgaggaaacccctactatcatatacgacagtgaagataatactaccaaaaaagataaccccgtctacctagctactgttacaaaagaaaccctaaactacaaattctcggagcatttaaaagtctttactgacggatccaaatttgcagacggcagcgttggctgcgcctttgtgatcccagatctcaaaatctcaaggaaatatactcttaataaagacatctccatattctcagccgagctatttgccctgctcatggcatgcacttttataaatgacctcccagtcacaccgcgtgcggtagttttctgctctgactcgcgctcttcattacaagctctgcatcgaaacacatcaaatcgggcagagctacaaagagaaatcctctttatatgtcaccagttaatctcatccggcacatccgtatcatttctctgggtcccctctcacgtaggggtccggggaaatgaactggcggatgtcgctgccaaagaagcggcagaatatagcccagagaaagggagaatgtacgttctggctcaccgattccgacagaccctaaatattaacgcaaaataggcttctggactaaacttttactaaaatgaaacatgcgacaaaatcagaaaaatactgcataaatccatacaaaaaaaatacagtaaagtaaggttgttttgaaccaatgccgggtctgtcggaatcagtaacccagaacgtacattccccctttctctgatacaacgctaaatttagtttccattgaaatattaatccAATCTGCCCGTCGTAGCCAAGCCCAagactaccgtattgatctggtaaaaacaaacagtcATCCTGCAAGCTTGTCTtctatactgattcctccaatggcaagacaagattaaatcatgtgatagcaacagttacgtcacgtccgcccACCACTTGGTGTTGATAGTAACATAGCCTAGTGATTTTGCCATTTCATTCCGGACTCGCCTGCCGTgcagttgtgttttctgtgagagaagtgttttttactgtcactatatttgctaaatatttatgtctcaagatagcatttctgaagaattagagagagaaattcTTGAATCACAAGTTGCTCATcaaaatctattagatttttcaaCACAGTCATCAACTTTAATTTTACATTCACCAACTATGGATATACCGGAATCATTGAGTGAATGGAATTCTGAGCAGTTTTTAACTATTGAAGAGCACCTCAGTTACCTCAACAATTTTGTTGAAGTATTATcgcaaatgaaaaatgaagggcCATCTCAGAGTGGAAAACTACCTAAATTTCCTTCACGCCCAAAACGGAAACTTTCAGATTTGTATGGAGGaaaaccaaagaaaaccaaaacaacaatgacGTTCAATGAACTCCACGAatatttaaagtcaaaaattgttgatgtaagcATGAAAGTTAggaaggaagtgttcttttttaatCCGGAAGATATCACATCATCAGcaagtgccattgaaaagttagttgagggatatagacacatacaaagACAGGAGGCAACTTCAATGGGCTTCAATTTGCAATATGGAATGGTTCTAGAAATCGCATTTAAGTTTTATGAAGCAGAACAAGGCATTCATAATGAGACCTGGGATGGCTGGTTGGAAAGAAACGTTAAAATTTCTTCTACGTATGCACGGAGATTGAGGGAGATTGCCCGTTTACTATTTCCATACAGAGCCAAATTCAGCACAGTTGGGATGTCTTTTTATGAAGTCTTCAACATGAGAAAAGAACTCAAAACCATGTTTGAAAAGAATGAGGATATCAGGCTTTattgggctgagaaagtgacgtcaatggttccaaatatacatcaacagcaatcacaagagtaggaaaaaagagttagagctaacactgcaatcaggtcacgcaactggcagttgcgccaaaataggtcaacaccctgcttcgcgattgggctgagaaagtgacgtcaatggttccaaatatacatcaacagcaatcacaagagtaggaaaaaagagttagagctaacactgcaatcaggtcacgcaactgccagttgcgccaaaataggtcaacaccctgcttcgcttcgcttcgcttcgcttcaaaggctgccttcgggcggccgccgagtgttaacttattcaattgacttgtttatttgattcaagcttttgataagtgtacttggcggctgctttgaaactcaacaaagccttctcccctttcacaaacactcccctttcacaagcaacgtccttttccccgctgcagtcaaaacaaagctgtcatagcgggttttcccgattgacaaaaattcttattacacactcagactatttggagtcgcgtttgttctccagtgtccaattgcataagaatattctggtgatgaataaacgcgctttgtgtcattagcatctaaagatttcttgtttacaatagttgtgttgatctgatgaagcgcggaactgatcttagggttgtcatggtgaaacactcgcttctgaaacagtgcttccttgtagttatcatgcgatatgctcgactttacaacctgtttgcttacaccctttgcttttttaaccacccctttctcacttgcaacactgtacatctttgcacgcaatccaacatactccttaattatcttcccattcatttcatctttcatctttccaataaccttcttgttaacatttgagtgcaatggtgattctttagggtagtcgcaagtgtcataaaaagaatcttttccttttactgcaggactttcagcttctagatctttgtaaatgtcatccgctggaatgtcaagtaagaatgaatctgtgtctgtgtaaagtactctcgatttgggatatcttggtttcaaataatcatacaaaaactcaagcatcaacagttttgacaactctagcacagtaaagcctatgaatactggtttgtcaagcttgactacaagttttttcattaagataccatacagctgttcatgaaagtatttaaagttttgatactgtggtttggatgtcagcttgatggcctcattttctcttgtaacaagtctaacatcctttctcttgtgtgggttttccattgtcttaccaaagcaactgttgttcatcagtttaaaaaagtctttctctgatgcatcagcggctttggttctcagttctgtgtttttcataatgtaaggtttcataaactgttcttgatcaaataaaattatacgatgaacagccttcaaaattaatccatgtctaatgtaaaactgtaacagtctgtagtgacacacatacttctttttgtgaaacagattgggcaccagctttggaggttctcttgggtttacttttaacctctcagccgctaaaggataatcattatgtagatcatgaagtgatagtggatagtctaagtcaacttctagtatccatccctttcgactgtctgggcctgcttttaatattgtcagcacaacacattgtgaaaatggtcctgaatagatcttaaagttccgaagtggaagcgtctgacacattgcccaaccatacaaattgtttgcatctagatacatgatgtaattagaaggtttcataggatcaaagtcgtccaagtatttgttgttggctttgcagtaattgtgtgaagccatactgattcctccacgtagtccattttcaatcatctgaagtgtaggtagatctgatagcaagtcaatctttactcctgtaaatctaagaaatgcatcccagctcatgcctggtgcagatatgtaatgtgaaggatctagattgtagtgcttcatacatgttcttctgtaattctcaaatatatctgcaagtaaacaaacatcagccaacaaatattgatcatgataatcacccattgtattacatcctaatttattccatgcagtcttagcgtgttcatagtcttcgtcacttatacctttacccttcagccgtgagaagtaagcatcctttggtggtaactcatcttcatcaaacctctcccacgaatccatgtattcatatggatagactccctttctaactaagtcactgtcaaagtacttacatgtgattgggaaagcagttagtgatgaagataaagactcaagtgttcccatcagatgttgagcagaatcgtagaagtgtaaactattcagagtaaaggccatgtacttttctgaagactgcgcaatgcatcttgctttgtattcatcagttactgcctgcatgatcagatgtgaatcataaccgcgcaagttatggaagaagattggaagcttccaagtcttaggatcaaactttaattgtagattacatttgctgtgtgctgctcctcggaactgcccacttacatgatcatgatctcttactattggattgtctgtgtttggtgttagactttgttcgcatatccaacactgtgtggtagagttaaactgttcttggtcttcaggtttcataacaatgtctgaaagattcagttgtttggagcagtcatttcgcacttggttcatttgctgtaagaagttctttgctgcattaggtcctctgtacaattgcggtttagaatgtttaccatctgaactaacaacaataaatgcatatgaacagacttgatgattacttagagttactgttttaggtaggtcttttggtaaaggtccttcatatggcacaatgatagattcaaagtcagcataaacaacataaggacttttctgtagtttgcatacattcttaaaatacactttgctgtctggcggtggtgttgttaacttcacaaccgcatcatcaacgctcttacaatgttgcttgtgtataagtgctgcatgaattataattgatggaatacgcaagagacatcgcctacaaaagtcttgtttactattgtgattgcttgtgctcgccatcagtctactcattgtacgaatcaaagtgtaatgatattttacaccatcagtcattagtaacatgtcaacatggttagtatcacaatcaccaatcgttggtgagttctttgatattctgactggtttcagttcatcttcctcatcccacgtgtaaacatttacggtgatgggtttgttttgctgttcaaatttgtcaatgcttgtaatgctgacaggaaattcaataccagtaaagtttagtttatttctgtatgcatgatagttagacactctttctgcatttttctttacactgtacagtcttgccagaacacaccacataaaacatttgtcatcatcattctttatgttcagcacagcacgttttttgacaagagcaggaggtaaaggtatgtaacttctacctctgatgggggcaaatttacttagcttcaattctatttttagaatttcaccttctgaccatccggatcctttcatctttgcatcctctgcagcttgctcaaaccgtttcatcatttcatctgcccagtttccattcaattctgccatagaattaagtgctagttgtctggttgaaacatgaacttctagcacctcatcactgactgttttgtattttattaaactgactatctgcgcttttactggaggttcaatcaacaaattgtttggaatttgttcaatggcgtcttgcacactggactgcacattttgaggatccgttacttgtaattcaacggtgtcaaatactgtcgataaagattctaatacagagtcttccatcgctgtgagtttgattttataactcaaaataaaaatataaattaaaaaaatgaagttgcttagaattctttctcagagcttccatttttgttaacactataaaatctgaaataaaaaatcatttaacatttgtaccacgtggaactaattgtaattcctcttttacaaaggctctttgcggtgctggttctctcaagtaatatataggtggatttgtctctactactctcttgatttcatgaatgtcaatactccagattggatccgttgcacgcttcctgctgtcaccctcagcttcaccgggtgcatatgttctgcgcgaacttagaatccggtttcattctagaatggaccgggtccaggttggaattctaaccctgcgcaagtacaggggtgccattctagaatgaaacccttgttgctggtccattctagaatcggccgtgcgcaaggttggaatttgggtccaagttggaatagtcatttcagttagactatctaacagccaaagccacaaatgtggattttctgtttgtttttgttttttgtgtgtttgg contains:
- the LOC138980361 gene encoding protein FAM167B-like, which encodes MGGKRDLRRCLSLMDDPQHLSKEIISRTETLKNHLNTFCPITIQIDECSDNETHPDTNHKQEQTNHVTKSANQTFNDDARTSSIQKTNTSKTPSPSVSPSNSRLSSPNFLEVPENSDMSLLKATAVRLKLRTRTSSFLEWRSKWLEKSSAPPQFPDPAGVESRKEKLTEERKDRINHALDWLKTELKEMQSMDQHLARQLLSLRHDIHQLRLRRSCQEHRELLDDLQSDLEEQEELSDVLDLPSNMLHDTPLKQLGVTRMNISARRFSTC